Within Spinacia oleracea cultivar Varoflay chromosome 4, BTI_SOV_V1, whole genome shotgun sequence, the genomic segment TGGCTGATAATTCGTTGCCTGTTTCAGATTCTCTCATAGTTACAGATAATTCTCTAGCTATTGGACAAGAATTCCCTGATGTTGAAACTTGTCGAAGAGCATTAAAAGATGTTGCGATAGCAATGCATTTTGACCTTAGAATAGTTAAGTCAGACCGCAGCCGTTTTATAGCCAAGTGTTCTAAGGAGGGATGCCCTTGGCGTGTTCATGTTGCAAAATGTTCTGGTGTTCCTACTTTTTCTATTAGAACATTGAACACAGAGCACACATGTGAAGGAGTTCATAATCTTCATCATCAGCAAGCTTCAGTTGGTTGGGTTGCTAGATCGGTAGAATCTCGAGTGAAAGACAATCCACAATACAAGCCCAAGGAAATTTTGCAAGATATTCGCGACCAACATGGGGTTGCGGTATCTTACATGCAAGCGTGGCGTGGGAAGGAGCGTAGTATGGCTTCCCTTCATGGAACATTTGAAGATGGATATCGTTTTCTTCCTGCATACTGTGAACAAATAAGGAAAACTAATCCTGGTAGCGTTGCCACAGTTGTCGCAACAGGACAAGAAAATTGCTTCCAAAGACTTTTTGTCTCTTATCGGGCATCAATATATGGCTTCCTAAATGCTTGTAGGCCACTCTTAGAACTTGACAGAGCACAACTAAAAGGAAAATACTTGGGGATAGTACTATGTGCATCAGCTATTGATGCTGATGATGCACTATTTCCATTGGCAATTGCTATTGTTGACACAGATAGTGATGAAAATTGGATGTGGTTCATATCTGAGTTGCGGAAACTTTTAGGAGTCAATACTGAGAACATGCCTAGGCTTACAGTACTATCTGAAAGACAAAAGGGCGTTGTTGAAGCAGTGGACACGCATTTTCCAAGTGCTTACCATGGCTTTTGTTTGAGATTCATCAGTGAAAACTTCCGAGATACTTTTAAGAACTCAAAGTTGGTGAATATCTTCTGGAATGCTGTATATGCACTTACAGCAGCTGAATTTGAAAACAAAATATCCGAGATGATGGAGGTGAACCAAGACGTTGCCACATGGTTCCAACAGTATCCGCCTCTACTTTGGGCAGTTGCATATTTTGAAGGAGTCAGGTATGGACATTTCACATTAAGTATCACAGAGTTGTTATATAACTGGGCTCTTGAATGTCACGAACTTCCAATAGTTCAAATGATGGAACATATTCGGCATCAGCTGATTACATGGTTTGATGAACGGCGTGCCACAGGCGTGAGGTTAAATTCCATTTTAGTACCATCTGCTGAGAAAAAAA encodes:
- the LOC110792977 gene encoding uncharacterized protein — its product is MADNSLPVSDSLIVTDNSLAIGQEFPDVETCRRALKDVAIAMHFDLRIVKSDRSRFIAKCSKEGCPWRVHVAKCSGVPTFSIRTLNTEHTCEGVHNLHHQQASVGWVARSVESRVKDNPQYKPKEILQDIRDQHGVAVSYMQAWRGKERSMASLHGTFEDGYRFLPAYCEQIRKTNPGSVATVVATGQENCFQRLFVSYRASIYGFLNACRPLLELDRAQLKGKYLGIVLCASAIDADDALFPLAIAIVDTDSDENWMWFISELRKLLGVNTENMPRLTVLSERQKGVVEAVDTHFPSAYHGFCLRFISENFRDTFKNSKLVNIFWNAVYALTAAEFENKISEMMEVNQDVATWFQQYPPLLWAVAYFEGVRYGHFTLSITELLYNWALECHELPIVQMMEHIRHQLITWFDERRATGVRLNSILVPSAEKKISEAIEDSRCYQVLRANEIEFEIVSTERTNIVDIRARVCSCRRWQLYGIPCAHAAAALISCGQNVHMFAENCFTVASYREAYSQTIMAIPDRSQWNESGEGVAEGGSAKVDIVIRPPKTRRPPGRPKKKVLRVENLKRPKRIVQCGRCHMLGHSQKKCSLPL